A stretch of the Papaver somniferum cultivar HN1 chromosome 6, ASM357369v1, whole genome shotgun sequence genome encodes the following:
- the LOC113290440 gene encoding fatty acyl-CoA reductase 3-like: protein MELNSIVEYLDNKSILVTGATGFLAKLFVEKLLRVQPNLKQLFLLIRASDSASVTQRFHSEVIEKEAFRVLKTKHGVGFNSFLSEKVTPIAGDVTLENLGIRDPELTRKLWSEVDFVANFAATTNFNERYDVAFDTNIVGAKNVLEFCMKCVNLKLLLYVSTAYVWGEKSGFLLENPLRKGETLNGTTSPKLDSQIEMKLISQKLQELKDEQVSYKEETTAMKEFGLRRASLFGWPNTYVFTKAMGEIEIGELIESRNDHPVVILRPNMITSTFKEPFPGWIEGIRTIDSVILAGGKGKIKCFLGRAGLIMDLIPGDMVVNAAMAMVGHANQPSDNRQPIIYQVGSSARSPFEYIKLRCYLYNYFSKNPLISSPTSKHKGKPIQVSYPYVFPTTASFFTFLYITHMLPLKGLRLVNSLLCDYFRDKCNDAERKITFIMKLVKFYEPYILFEGIFADSNTERLRASVRGNAAEEYTFYFDPKCINWDEYFMNTHIPGLVKYALKY from the exons ATGGAGTTGAATTCCATTGTTGAGTATCTTGATAACAAGAGCATCCTTGTTACTGGCGCAACTGGTTTTCTTGCTAAGC TTTTTGTGGAGAAATTGCTAAGAGTTCAGCCTAATTTGAAACAACTTTTTCTTCTCATAAGAGCTTCCGATTCTGCCTCGGTTACTCAACGTTTCCATAGCGAG GTGATAGAAAAGGAGGCGTTCAGAGTCTTGAAGACAAAACATGGGGTTGGGTTCAACTCATTCCTTTCGGAAAAGGTGACACCAATAGCCGGAGATGTCACTTTAGAAAACTTAGGAATCCGTGATCCCGAACTGACAAGGAAATTGTGGAGTGAAGTCGATTTTGTTGCAAACTTTGCTGCAACCACCAACTTTAATGAGAG ATATGATGTTGCATTTGATACCAATATTGTGGGAGCTAAGAATGTTTTGGAGTTCTGTATGAAGTGCGTAAATCTTAAGTTGCTTCTCTACGTATCAACAG CATATGTATGGGGAGAGAAGTCCGGATTTTTATTAGAGAATCCTCTGAGGAAAGGTGAAACACTGAATGGAACGACTTCGCCGAAGTTGGACAGCCAAATAGAGATGAAACTGATCTCCCAGAAACTGCAAGAACTCAAAGATGAGCAAGTTTCATACAAAGAAGAAACGACAGCCATGAAAGAATTTGGCCTTCGAAG GGCAAGCTTGTTTGGATGGCCAAATACGTATGTATTTACGAAAGCAATGGGAGAGATAGAAATCGGTGAATTGATAGAAAGTCGAAATGATCATCCAGTTGTTATTCTTAGACCCAACATGATCACCTCAACTTTTAAAGAACCATTTCCTGGATGGATTGAAGGCATCAG GACTATTGATAGCGTTATCCTTGCTGGGGGTAAAGGAAAGATTAAATGCTTTCTTGGAAGGGCTGGTCTCATTATGGATTTG ATTCCAGGGGACATGGTGGTGAATGCAGCAATGGCAATGGTAGGCCATGCAAATCAACCATCTGATAATCGTCAGCCAATCATATATCAAGTGGGTTCATCTGCAAGGTCACCATTCGAATACATTAAGCTGAGATGTTACCTATACAATTATTTTTCGAAGAACCCATTAATCTCATCACCCACTAGCAAACATAAGGGAAAACCTATTCAAGTTTCTTATCCTTATGTTTTCCCAACCACAGCCAGCTTCTTTACTTTCCTCTACATAACTCACATGTTGCCTTTAAAG GGTTTGCGCTTGGTGAACTCCCTGCTTTGCGATTATTTTCGCGACAAATGTAATGATGCTGAACGGAAGATAACCTTCATAATGAAATTAGTCAAATTCTATGAACCTTACATATTGTTCGAAGGAAT CTTTGCCGACTCGAATACAGAGAGGTTAAGAGCATCTGTAAGAGGGAATGCAGCTGAGGAATATACATTTTATTTTGATCCCAAATGCATCAATTGGGACGAATACTTTATGAATACCCATATCCCTGGTCTAGTAAAATATGCTCTCAAGTACTAA
- the LOC113290441 gene encoding protein ECERIFERUM 1-like, translated as MAAKPGILTDWPWKHLGSRFKYIVLAPWVVDSMYTALKMMSKSTSTIAEEDISRDDDTMIYLIILPLLLWRTIHAQIWTSYARFKTSKAKNRIIDKPIEFEQVDRESNWDENIILNGVLFYLGCKWVPAASMENSPMPFWRTDGVVITILIHMGPVEYLYYWLHRALHHHFLYSRYHSHHHSSIATEPVTSVIHPIGELVSYFVLFFIPILTVILTGTASIVAIVGYTTYVDFMNYLGHCNVELVSSSVFRFFPFLKYLFYTPSFHSLHHTQFRTNYSLFMPVYDYLYGTLDTSSDELYTASIRKSDKQPDVVHLAHPTTLNSVYHMRLGLASLASRTYNPSTTSTQWYLMLAWPLTRMWKVLFGYISSFVVERNTFNGRISLQTWVVPKYAFQYKLTSERKKINVLIEEAILEAQKAGVKVISLRLLNQAEELNKNGEAYIAKHPTMKIRVVDGSSLTVALVVNNIIKIIPQGASKQVTMKGKFTKIAYTIAFILCQRGYQVIVPCMDEFEKRKIKFKTMMMENTMSLTSDDRSNLNLSTTTNHQVWLVGDGFSDDDQTNAPAGTFFIPFSQVPPWIGNLKTMRKDCVYFNTPAMTVPSEIENIHSCEDWLPRRVMSTSRIAGTVHALENWGWHECGSNSSITLEAVEKVWVASLRHGFCPLVHRK; from the exons atGGCTGCTAAACCAGGCATCCTCACTGACTGGCCATGGAAACATCTTGGAAGCAGGTTCAAG tacaTAGTGTTGGCACCATGGGTGGTGGATAGCATGTATACTGCATTGAAGATGATGAGCAAATCTACATCAACAATAGCAGAGGAAGACATCAGCAGGGACGATGACACGATGATATACTTGATCATCTTGCCACTTCTTTTGTGGAGGACAATTCATGCCCAGATTTGGACAAGCTATGCTCGTTTTAAAACTTCCAAAGCTAAGAACAGAATAATTGACAAGCCCATTGAGTTTGAACAAGTTGACAGAGAAAGTAATTGGGATGAAAATATCATACTAAATGGAGTTTTATTCTACTTGGGTTGTAAATGGGTACCTGCTGCATCTATGGAGAACTCACCAATGCCATTTTGGAGAACAGATGGTGTAGTCATCACAATCCTAATTCATATGGGTCCAGTTGAATACCTATACTACTGGCTTCACAGAGCTTTGCATCATCATTTCCTTTACTCTCGCTATCATTCTCACCATCACTCTTCCATTGCCACTGAACCCGTCACAT CTGTTATACATCCAATTGGGGAGCTAGTCAGTTATTTTGTACTCTTTTTTATACCAATATTAACAGTGATTCTCACTGGGACGGCATCAATAGTAGCTATCGTTGGTTACACCACTTACGTTGATTTCATGAACTACTTGGGTCACTGCAACGTCGAATTGGTCTCAAGTTCTGTCTTCAGATTCTTTCCCTTTCTAAAGTACCTCTTTTATACACCATC GTTTCATTCCCTTCATCACACTCAGTTCCGCACAAATTACTCGTTGTTCATGCCAGTCTACGATTACCTATATGGAACCTTGGATACTTCTAGTGATGAATTGTACACAGCCTCAATAAGAAAGAGTGATAAACAACCAGATGTTGTTCATCTTGCACATCCAACAACACTCAATTCGGTTTACCACATGAGACTAGGACTGGCTTCCTTAGCATCAAGAACCTATAATCCTAGTACTACTAGTACCCAGTGGTATTTGATGTTGGCATGGCCATTGACACGCATGTGGAAAGTCTTGTTTGGTTACATCAGTTCTTTTGTTGTTGAGAGGAACACTTTCAATGGAAGAATAAGCCTTCAGACTTGGGTTGTACCAAAATATGCTTTCCAA TACAAGTTAACCTCAGAAAGAAAGAAGATCAATGTCTTGATTGAGGAAGCCATACTAGAAGCTCAAAAGGCTGGTGTTAAAGTCATCAGCTTACGTCTTTTGAATCAGGC TGAAGAACTGAACAAGAATGGTGAGGCATATATCGCAAAACACCCAACTATGAAGATTAGAGTTGTGGACGGAAGTAGTCTAACTGTTGCTCTGGTGGTCAACAACATTATCAAGATCATCCCTCAAGGAGCCAGCAAACAAGTGACAATGAAGGGAAAATTCACAAAAATAGCATATACAATTGCCTTTATTTTATGTCAAAGAGGTTATCAAGTAATTGTCCCATGtatggatgaatttgaaaagcGCAAAATAAAGTTTAAGACCATGATGATGGAGAACACAATGTCACTAACATCCGACGATCGTAGTAATTTAAACCTCTCAACAACTACAAATCAT CAGGTGTGGCTGGTCGGTGACGGATTTAGTGACGACGATCAGACAAATGCACCGGCAGGGACATTCTTCATCCCATTTTCGCAAGTTCCTCCATGGATTGGGAACTTAAAAACTATGCGTAAAGATTGCGTCTACTTTAATACACCGGCAATGACAGTTCCTTCTGAAATCGAAAACATTCATTCTTGCGAG GACTGGTTGCCAAGAAGGGTAATGAGCACGTCGCGAATAGCAGGAACAGTTCATGCATTGGAAAATTGGGGCTGGCATGAATGTGGTAGCAACTCGTCAATCACACTGGAGGCCGTCGAGAAAGTATGGGTTGCAAGTTTGCGACATGGATTCTGTCCTTTGGTACACCGAAAGTAA